The Glycine soja cultivar W05 chromosome 6, ASM419377v2, whole genome shotgun sequence genome has a window encoding:
- the LOC114417235 gene encoding ELMO domain-containing protein A-like isoform X2 → MVGSRSWIGGLFNRTTTKRNDKFVDYPLIPIEEERLQRLQERLQVPYDETRPDHQESLRALWHCSFPNVSLEGLISDQWKDMGWQGPNPSTDFRGCGFISLENLLFFARKYPASFHKLLLKKDGNRATWEYPFAVAGINISFMLIQMLDLCSEKPRCIPGMNFVKLLGENEEAFDVLYCIAFEMMDAQWLALHASYMDFNDVLQATRMQLERELSLEDINKIQDLPAYNLL, encoded by the exons ATGGTTGGATCACGATCATGGATAGGAGGACTCTTTAACCGCACAACCACTAAGCGAAATGACAAATTCGTTGATTATCCTTTGATTCCTATTGAG GAGGAAAGGCTTCAAAGGCTTCAAGAACGGCTGCAAGTGCCTTATGATGAGACTCGACCTGATCATCAA GAATCACTGAGAGCTTTGTGGCATTGTTCCTTTCCTAATGTATCTCTGGAAGGCCTAATATCTGACCAATGGAAAGATATGGGATGGCAAGGACCTAATCCATCGACTGACTTTAG GGGATGTGGCTTCATTTCCCTTGAAAATCTACTGTTTTTCGCAAGGAAATATCCG GCATCTTTTCACAAGCTGTTGTTGAAGAAAGATGGAAACAGAGCAACCTGGGAATATCCATTTGCTGTTGCTGGCattaatatatcatttatgTTGATACAGATGTTGGATTTATGCTCAG aaAAGCCACGTTGTATTCCAGGCATGAATTTTGTCAAGTTATTAGGAG aaaatgaagaagcatTTGATGTTCTATACTGTATAGCTTTTGAGATGATGGATGCACAATGGCTGGCTCTGCATGCTTCTTACATGGATTTTAAC GATGTTCTACAAGCAACACGAATGCAATTGGAGAGAGAGCTATCCTTAGAAGACATCAACAAAATACAAGACCTGCCTGCTTACAATTTGTTGTAA
- the LOC114417236 gene encoding uncharacterized protein LOC114417236 isoform X2, protein MQSKSNLDCFLRRTTPVVPSQFLPKHEIRNLNRLWHPWEREAVEYFTLGDLWNRFHEWSAYGAGVPITLSNGETLVQYYVPYLSAIQIFTSNTFREEAESGECETRDSYSDSYSEESESDKLWRWDGTSSEEGGSEHDCLWHMNDRLGHLYFQYFDRSTPYGRVPLMDKITGLAERYPGLMSLRSVDLSPASWMAVAWYPIYHIPMGRTIKDLSTCFLTYHTLSSSFQDMNLDDDSEGAHEKRKEGEGISLPAFGLATYKMLGNVWVSGNCGRDQEKLVSLLSVADSWLKQLRVQHHDFNYFMGIRHG, encoded by the exons ATGCAATCTAAGTCCAACCTTGACTGCTTCCTCCGGCGTACGACACCTGTTGTGCCGTCTCAGTTTCTTCCCAAG CACGAGATTCGAAACCTTAACCGTTTGTGGCACCCGTGGGAGAGAGAAGCGGTTGAGTACTTCACTTTGGGTGATCTATGGAATCGGTTCCACGAATGGAGTGCTTATGGAGCTGGAGTTCCAATCACGTTGTCCAATGGGGAGACACTTGTTCAGTACTATGTTCCTTACCTCTCTGCAATTCAGATTTTCACCAGCAACACTttcag gGAAGAGGCTGAGTCAGGTGAGTGTGAGACACGAGATTCATACAGCGATTCCTACAGTGAAGAGAGTGAGAGTGACAAACTATGGAGGTGGGATGGAACTTCATCAGAAGAAGGAGGATCTGAGCATGATTGTTTGTGGCACATGAATGACCGATTAGGTCACCTTTACTTCCAGTATTTTGATAGATCAACTCCATATGGTAGAGTCCCTCTAATGGATAAG aTTACTGGCTTAGCAGAAAGATACCCGGGATTGATGTCACTAAGAAGCGTAGATCTTTCCCCAGCAAGTTGGATGGCAGTTGCTTG GTACCCCATATATCATATTCCCATGGGAAGAACAATTAAAGATCTCTCAACATGCTTCCTCACTTACCACACACTTTCATCTTCATTCCAAG ATATGAACCTTGATGATGATTCCGAGGGAGCCCACGAGAAGAGGAAAGAAGGTGAAGGAATTTCGTTGCCAGCGTTTGGTTTGGCCACGTATAAGATGCTAGGGAATGTGTGGGTCTCAGGGAATTGTGGTAGGGACCAAGAAAAACTAGTCTCACTATTGAGCGTGGCAGATTCATGGTTGAAGCAACTAAGGGTCCAACATCATGACTTTAATTACTTCATGGGCATTCGGCATGGCTAA
- the LOC114417236 gene encoding uncharacterized protein LOC114417236 isoform X1, whose translation MIFDQGSMQSKSNLDCFLRRTTPVVPSQFLPKHEIRNLNRLWHPWEREAVEYFTLGDLWNRFHEWSAYGAGVPITLSNGETLVQYYVPYLSAIQIFTSNTFREEAESGECETRDSYSDSYSEESESDKLWRWDGTSSEEGGSEHDCLWHMNDRLGHLYFQYFDRSTPYGRVPLMDKITGLAERYPGLMSLRSVDLSPASWMAVAWYPIYHIPMGRTIKDLSTCFLTYHTLSSSFQDMNLDDDSEGAHEKRKEGEGISLPAFGLATYKMLGNVWVSGNCGRDQEKLVSLLSVADSWLKQLRVQHHDFNYFMGIRHG comes from the exons ATGATTTTCGATCAAGGGTCAATGCAATCTAAGTCCAACCTTGACTGCTTCCTCCGGCGTACGACACCTGTTGTGCCGTCTCAGTTTCTTCCCAAG CACGAGATTCGAAACCTTAACCGTTTGTGGCACCCGTGGGAGAGAGAAGCGGTTGAGTACTTCACTTTGGGTGATCTATGGAATCGGTTCCACGAATGGAGTGCTTATGGAGCTGGAGTTCCAATCACGTTGTCCAATGGGGAGACACTTGTTCAGTACTATGTTCCTTACCTCTCTGCAATTCAGATTTTCACCAGCAACACTttcag gGAAGAGGCTGAGTCAGGTGAGTGTGAGACACGAGATTCATACAGCGATTCCTACAGTGAAGAGAGTGAGAGTGACAAACTATGGAGGTGGGATGGAACTTCATCAGAAGAAGGAGGATCTGAGCATGATTGTTTGTGGCACATGAATGACCGATTAGGTCACCTTTACTTCCAGTATTTTGATAGATCAACTCCATATGGTAGAGTCCCTCTAATGGATAAG aTTACTGGCTTAGCAGAAAGATACCCGGGATTGATGTCACTAAGAAGCGTAGATCTTTCCCCAGCAAGTTGGATGGCAGTTGCTTG GTACCCCATATATCATATTCCCATGGGAAGAACAATTAAAGATCTCTCAACATGCTTCCTCACTTACCACACACTTTCATCTTCATTCCAAG ATATGAACCTTGATGATGATTCCGAGGGAGCCCACGAGAAGAGGAAAGAAGGTGAAGGAATTTCGTTGCCAGCGTTTGGTTTGGCCACGTATAAGATGCTAGGGAATGTGTGGGTCTCAGGGAATTGTGGTAGGGACCAAGAAAAACTAGTCTCACTATTGAGCGTGGCAGATTCATGGTTGAAGCAACTAAGGGTCCAACATCATGACTTTAATTACTTCATGGGCATTCGGCATGGCTAA